In the Paenibacillus sp. FSL H7-0357 genome, one interval contains:
- a CDS encoding GNAT family N-acetyltransferase: protein MITLRKITLENRRSIFNLEVSEDQRRYVASNLSSMASCYVLTTNGGHPFPFAIYADEQPVGFVMLTYGITGYDLPSVADGNYCILRLMIDKQFQNRGYGRAAMTKILEFIRTFPAGPANYCWIPYAGENSVAQKLYESFGFRDNGEICNNELVTVLQI, encoded by the coding sequence ATGATTACGCTCAGAAAAATTACGCTGGAAAACCGGCGGTCCATCTTTAATCTGGAGGTTTCAGAAGACCAACGCCGTTATGTTGCGTCCAATCTGTCAAGTATGGCTTCATGTTATGTTCTGACCACCAATGGGGGACATCCGTTTCCGTTTGCTATTTATGCGGATGAACAGCCTGTCGGTTTTGTTATGCTGACTTATGGTATCACCGGGTACGATCTCCCGTCAGTCGCAGATGGTAACTATTGCATCCTGCGGCTAATGATTGACAAGCAATTCCAGAATCGGGGCTATGGTCGGGCAGCCATGACAAAGATATTGGAATTTATCCGCACCTTTCCAGCCGGGCCTGCAAATTACTGCTGGATCCCTTATGCAGGCGAAAATTCCGTCGCCCAAAAGCTTTATGAAAGTTTCGGCTTCCGTGACAACGGCGAAATCTGTAACAACGAGTTAGTAACCGTATTGCAAATCTGA
- a CDS encoding LuxR C-terminal-related transcriptional regulator, protein MINIIDTSGRLGKEDCLLSNTQQFIRRSAPNQLLIEVFQDCIFNIKEHLSGNFLFLLTDEEGVLLAMDYSPNLERTVSRSPIHLGMLFAEDHCGVNAISEAIAQGCPVYLPPEDHENPFFKDWHCFSIPLIVNQEIIGYLDVSTINADMKSELIAIAKLIPADMLINYQDQLVNQAAEQLSAQLSERQLNVLELISQGLTGKAIASELKIKESTVNHHKKIIFDKLDVRSSSEAVSVATRMSLF, encoded by the coding sequence ATGATTAATATCATCGATACATCTGGCAGACTTGGAAAAGAAGACTGCTTGCTATCGAATACGCAGCAATTTATCCGGAGAAGCGCTCCGAATCAACTTTTAATTGAAGTTTTCCAGGACTGTATATTCAATATTAAAGAACATCTTTCCGGCAACTTTTTATTTCTTCTTACGGATGAAGAGGGAGTTCTGCTCGCGATGGATTACAGCCCTAACTTGGAGAGAACAGTGAGCAGGTCGCCTATTCACTTAGGGATGCTTTTTGCAGAGGATCATTGTGGTGTAAATGCAATATCAGAGGCCATTGCCCAAGGCTGTCCCGTGTATTTACCACCTGAAGATCATGAGAACCCTTTTTTTAAAGATTGGCATTGTTTTTCGATTCCTTTAATTGTTAATCAAGAAATTATTGGTTATCTCGATGTCTCCACGATTAATGCGGATATGAAAAGTGAACTAATCGCGATTGCCAAGCTGATTCCGGCAGATATGTTGATCAATTACCAGGATCAGCTTGTAAATCAGGCTGCTGAACAGCTTTCAGCACAACTAAGTGAACGTCAATTAAACGTACTCGAACTGATTTCTCAGGGACTGACAGGAAAAGCGATTGCCTCAGAATTAAAAATTAAAGAGAGTACAGTGAATCATCATAAGAAAATTATTTTTGATAAGTTGGATGTTCGATCTAGCTCAGAAGCTGTTTCTGTCGCGACTCGGATGTCATTGTTTTAG